CACACCCGGCCACACCAAGGGCCACGTGGCCGTCAACCTGGCCTCCCAGGGCCAACGCGGCGCCATGTGCGGCGACCTGATCCACAGCCCCATCCAGTGCCTGCACCCGGAATGGAGCCCCAAATTCGATCGCGATCCCGAGCAGGCGCGCCAGACCCGGCGCAAGTATCTGGAGAGCCACGCCGACAATGGCGACCTGGTCATGACGGCGCATTTCCCGACGCCTTCCATGGGCCACGTCGTCAGCCGTGACCAGGCGTTCTGGTTCGACTACGTCGCGTAGCATCCTCTCCCTCCAGAGCGGGAGGGAAGGATGGGGGGGTGTGTTGTTGGTGTTTTTTCCCGATGCAGCGCCCCGGCCGTAGCGGCATCGAAAAAGGAATCACTCGCCGCTGGGCAGACCGGAAGCATGGCTTCCGGTCGCAGGGAAAGCGTGTGGAGCCGCCGCCGTCTCAAGTGGCCACTCACTCTGTTCGCTGGGCCACTTGACCCGGTCGTCTGCGAGCCCTCTTTGGAGAGGCCCGCGCGCGATATCTTTCACTTGCCTCGCTATCCCCGTTCCAGCCGGTCCGGCACCTCGCCAATCGATCCTAGCATCGCATCGGCGCGGGAGAAATCGGATCCGGCGTTGAGGTCCGTGGGGATCACCCAACAGCGCAAGCCCGCCGCCTTGGCAGCCACCAAGCCGCGTTCGCTGTCCTCGATGACCAGACATTCGGCAGCGGGAACTCCGGCGCGCTCGAGGGCGCGGCGGTAGGGCTCGGGATCGGGTTTGGTCTTTTCGCAGTCGTCGCCATCGACAACAAAATCGAAGTAGCGCCCGAAACCCGTACGCTCGTGGATGATGGCGAAGTGGTCGCGGTGCGAACTGGTCACCACGCCGACGGTCAGGCGGCCATGGAGCGCCGCCAGCACCGTCTCGGCGCCGGTGATTTCGATGTCCTCGCTGCGCAGCAGCGACCCATAAAGCGCGTCGCGCTGGCGCTTGATATCCTCGATGCTGCGGATCGAATAACCGGTATCGGCCAGCAGGTGCCAGGCGCCCAGGTTCTGGCGCAGGAAGTATTCCTGGAAGGATTCGCGTGTGAGCTCGACGCCATGCGTCGCCATGGTCTGGCGGGTGGCTTCGAAATAGAGACGTTCGGTGTCGACCAGCACGCCGTCGTTGTCGAAAAAAACGCTACGGATCATTCGAAGCGCGGGTAGGCGCCGGCGATGCCGGGCTCGCTGACAGGCTCGACCGGGGCGAGGTACGAGGCGTCGAGCTGATCCAACGCCGTCACGCCCAGCAGCCCCATGGCGGTGACGATTTCCTCTTCCAGGATCTCCAAACACCGCAGCAGCGCCGCCTCGCCGCCGGCCGCCAGGGCCCAGACCTGGAGCTTGCCCAGGCCCACCGCACGAGCCCCAAGGGCTATCGCCTTGAGGATGTCGGTGCCTCGCAGGAAGCCGCCGTCGATGACCACCTCCGCCTGATCGCCCACGGCTTCGACGACCTCGCCCAGCATCTCGATGGTGCCGCGGTTGTGGTCGAGCTGGCGGCCGCCGTGGTTGGAGACGTAGATCACGTCGACGCCGTGCTCGACGGCGATGCGGGCGTCCTCGGCGGTGGCGATGCCCTTGAGGATGATCGGCATCTCGAGCTTGCGGCGCAGGCGCTCCACGGTCTTCCAGTCGAGCTTCGCGAGCTCCGCCGATTCGTCGATGGGCGAATGGCGGCGAAGCACGAAACCGTTCAAGAGGTCGCGCTCGCGCCGGCCATACTTCGCCAGGTCGACGCAGATGCAGAACCCCTGGCAGCCGGCGTCGACGGCGCGCTGGGCCTGGGCGTCGACCCAGTCGGCGTCGCCGCGCACGTAAAGCTGGAAGGCGATGCGGCCGGGCGAGAGCGCCGCCACGTCCTCGATCTCGGGCTCGTTGATGCAGCTCTTCATGGTCAGAATGCCGAAGCTCTCGGCGGCCCGGATCTGGTTGGCGATGCCGCCGTCGGGCCAGATAAGTTGCATCAGCCCGACCGGCGCGAAAAAGACCGGGATGCGCAAATCGCAACCAAGAAACGTCGTCGAGGGATCGACATCCAATACATCGCGCAGTACCCGCGGCCGAAACGCCAGGCGGTCCAGCGCCTGGCGGTTGCGCCTGAGCGTGGTCTCCGATTCGGCGCCGCCCGAGACGAAATCCCACATCACCGGGTCCATGCTCTGGCGCGCCGCCATGGCGATCTCCTGCAGTGTCAGCATGGACTGGATGGGATCCTCGGTATTTTCTTCCTGCGCCATCGCTGGTGCCCCCTCGAATTCCGGCCGGCTAATCTGGCATCCTTCGCGGCCCAAAACAAGACGGGTCCTGGCGGCTTGCCGGCGAGACTTTCAAAGCCCACAATCCGGCGCCATGGAGGCCGAAACGAGCAAAGCCGAGCGCTGGCAGCGCTACTACCAGGAGACCGGTGCCCGGCCGCCGCGCGAGACGTTGCTGTATGCGCTGGATCGCTTCGCCGAGGAAGGACGCGGTCCCGGCTTCGGCGTCGACCTCGGCTCCGGCAACGGCCGCGACACCGTCGAACTCTTGCGCCGGGGCTGGCGGGTATTGGCTGTCGACGCCCAAGAGGCCGCCATAGCCGGCCTGGTCGAGCGGCCGGATTTGCCGGCTGCGGGCGAACTCGAAACCCTGGTCTCGCGCTTCGAGGCGGCCGAGTGGCCCAAGGTCGACCTGGTCAATTCCAGTTTCGCCCTGCCGCTCTGCCCGGCCGCGGATTTCCGCACCACCTGGCGGCGTATCAAAGCCTCGCTCAAGCCCGGTGGCCGCTTCTCCGGCCACTGGTTCGGCCCCTTTGATGACTGGGCCGATGATCCCACCATCACCCACCTCGAACGCAGCCAGGCCGAAGAGCTGCTGGCCGGCCTAGAAATCGAGCACTTTCGCGAAGAAGAAGACGACACGGTAACGCCCCGGGGCCAACCCAAGCACTGGCACATCTTCCACATCGTGGCCCGCCAGGGGGCAGCGTGACGGCGCCCGCCGGGGATTGGGTCGAGCCGGCGCTGCACCAGCGCGCGGCCTCGCGGCTGTTGCTGCTCGATGCCGCCCGCGGCGTCGCCATCCTGATGATGGTGGCCTACCACCTGGCCTGGGACCTGACGGCCTACCGCCTGGTCGAGGTGCCGCTCTACGACAGTTTTTTCTGGCTGGCCTTTCGTTCCTTCATCCCGACCTGTTTTCTCATAATCGTCGGCCTCAGCCTGGTGCCGGCCTATGCAAAGGGCGTTCAGGCCACCAAGCTGGCGAAACGCTTGGTTTTGGTCGGCGGCGGCGCGGCGCTGGTCAGCCTGGCCACCTGGTTCAGCTATCCCCAGACCTGGATCTTCTTCGGCGTGCTGCATTCGATCGCTGTCGCCAGCGTGCTGGCGCTGCCGCTTATCCGGGCACCCTATTGGATTTTGTGGCTGCTCGGCTTGGGCGTCCTGGCGGCGCCCTATTTCCTCGCCTATCCCGTCTTCGACGTACCCTGGCTCTGGTGGCTGGGGCTGGTCGAGGTCTGGCCCCCGACCAACGATTACGTGCCCATCTTCCCCTGGTTCTCGGCCGTCATCGCCGGCCTGGCGCTGGGGCGGCTCTGGTTCGCGAACGGCCCGCCGCCCTGGCTGGCCTGGCGAGCCCCGGGCTCGGCCGGCGCAGTGCTCGACTTCCTGGCCTGGGGCGGGCGTCATGCGCTTGCCATCTACCTTTTGCACCAGCCGATCCTGCTGGGCCTGGTCTGGATGCTCTACGTGGCTCTCACGGGCGAGAGCGGCGGCGGTTTCTTGGGGCGCTAAAAAGAAAAACTGTTGAAATCGGAAAGATGACAACTTACTTGTCATCTTGACAATATGATTGTCGTAAATCCGATGAGGTTCCGCCATGACTTCGCACACCGTCAGCTCCGCCGACCACGCGCACGCCGTGGTGCGCCCGCCGCGCCTCTACCTGGCCGCCCTTATCGTGGCTTTCGCCCTCGACTGGTGGTGGCCCACGACTTTCCTGCCGGCCGGCAGCGCCTGGCCGCTGGGGGCGGTCTTGTTCGCCGCCGGCGTCGCCATCATGACCGTTGCCGTGCGCCAGTTCCGCCGCGCCGGCACCAACGTGCCGACGGTCGAGCCCACAATGGCCATCGTCAGCGACGGCCTCTAAGTGCGTGGGCGGGGGAGTTATGCGCGCTTCATTTCGGTCTGTCGCGTGGGCCGGCAGGACCTCGGGCGCTGGCTGGGACGAAACGGCTGGGCCGTGGCCTATCGGCGCTATTCCCGCGATTACGTCGGCGCGGAAGCGGCGGCGCGGGCCGCCGGCCTGGGGCTTTGGTCGGGATCCT
This sequence is a window from Alphaproteobacteria bacterium. Protein-coding genes within it:
- a CDS encoding alpha-hydroxy acid oxidase, whose protein sequence is MAQEENTEDPIQSMLTLQEIAMAARQSMDPVMWDFVSGGAESETTLRRNRQALDRLAFRPRVLRDVLDVDPSTTFLGCDLRIPVFFAPVGLMQLIWPDGGIANQIRAAESFGILTMKSCINEPEIEDVAALSPGRIAFQLYVRGDADWVDAQAQRAVDAGCQGFCICVDLAKYGRRERDLLNGFVLRRHSPIDESAELAKLDWKTVERLRRKLEMPIILKGIATAEDARIAVEHGVDVIYVSNHGGRQLDHNRGTIEMLGEVVEAVGDQAEVVIDGGFLRGTDILKAIALGARAVGLGKLQVWALAAGGEAALLRCLEILEEEIVTAMGLLGVTALDQLDASYLAPVEPVSEPGIAGAYPRFE
- a CDS encoding heparan-alpha-glucosaminide N-acetyltransferase, which codes for MTAPAGDWVEPALHQRAASRLLLLDAARGVAILMMVAYHLAWDLTAYRLVEVPLYDSFFWLAFRSFIPTCFLIIVGLSLVPAYAKGVQATKLAKRLVLVGGGAALVSLATWFSYPQTWIFFGVLHSIAVASVLALPLIRAPYWILWLLGLGVLAAPYFLAYPVFDVPWLWWLGLVEVWPPTNDYVPIFPWFSAVIAGLALGRLWFANGPPPWLAWRAPGSAGAVLDFLAWGGRHALAIYLLHQPILLGLVWMLYVALTGESGGGFLGR
- a CDS encoding methyltransferase domain-containing protein, coding for MEAETSKAERWQRYYQETGARPPRETLLYALDRFAEEGRGPGFGVDLGSGNGRDTVELLRRGWRVLAVDAQEAAIAGLVERPDLPAAGELETLVSRFEAAEWPKVDLVNSSFALPLCPAADFRTTWRRIKASLKPGGRFSGHWFGPFDDWADDPTITHLERSQAEELLAGLEIEHFREEEDDTVTPRGQPKHWHIFHIVARQGAA
- a CDS encoding HAD family phosphatase produces the protein MIRSVFFDNDGVLVDTERLYFEATRQTMATHGVELTRESFQEYFLRQNLGAWHLLADTGYSIRSIEDIKRQRDALYGSLLRSEDIEITGAETVLAALHGRLTVGVVTSSHRDHFAIIHERTGFGRYFDFVVDGDDCEKTKPDPEPYRRALERAGVPAAECLVIEDSERGLVAAKAAGLRCWVIPTDLNAGSDFSRADAMLGSIGEVPDRLERG